TGGCCGCCCACCACGAGCAGCGCTCGCGGCGCGCGCGGGGGCCGGCGCGGCCGGGCGCGCGCGCACAGTACTCACCTCCCGCACAGCCTTGGGCGCCTGGCCGCCCACCACGAGCAGCGCTCGCGGCGCGCGCGGGGGCCGGCGCGGCCGGGCGCGCGCGCACAGTACTCACCTCCCGCACAGCCTTGGGCGCCTGGCCGCCCACCACGAGCAGCGCTCGCGGCGCGCGCGGGGGCCGGCGCGGCCGGGCGCGCGCGCACAGTACTCACCTCCCGCACAGCCTTGGGCGCCTGGCCGCCCACCACGAGCAGCGCTCGCGGCGCGCGCGGGGGCCGGCGCGGCCGGGCGCGCGCGCACAGTACTCACCTCCCGCACAGCCTTGGGCGCCTGGCCGCCCACCACGAGCAGCGCTCGCGGCGCGCGCGGGGGCCGGCGCGGCCGGGCGCGCGCGCACAGTACTCACCTCCCGCACAGCCTTGGGCGCCTGGCCGCCCACCACGAGCAGCGCTCGCGGCGCGCGCGGGGGCCGGCGCGGCCGGGCGCGCGCGCACAGTACTCACCTCCCGCACAGCCTTGGGCGCCTGGCCGCCCACCACGAGCAGCGCTCGCGGCGCGCGCGGGGGCCGGCGCGGCCGGGCGCGCGCGCACGCcgccgcggccgccgcgcgCCGCTCCGGCCGCATCAGGTGGAACGACAGCGCCTCGATCACCAGGTCCTTCACCTGGAACCGAACCTCCTCTATTAGTACATGAAGTTTATACGAGATATACGCGTGCAACTCGAGCGTCCTCCTTAGAGAACGTTTCATTTTATAGATAATCAATTCGGTCTACGATAGTTAATTAAGCTAAGACTAtaataaactatttctattctattctattctattctactaACGACTGACCTGCACGCCGGCGGAGGCGAGCGgctcggcggcggcgcgcgccacCAGCACGTCCTGCGGCAGCAAGGGGAGGCGCACGTGCGCTAGTAAAGTGCCTAGGTGTGCGCGCCTGCAAACATACCCATactttactatattttttttttttttgttttttttgttttattgagaaacaaacagtcttaaAATAAACATATGAACAACTTAGCTAGTAGCTACAAATTAATTTCGGTATAGACCTATAGTTCCCTAATTTACAAAGATAATttacaaatgtataaaattagtgTAAACTTATAGTACCCAATTACATAAAAATAGAATAGATGTAAAAGAGAAAAGACTCAAATTACAAGTATGCGGTTGCTTGCAACATTTCACACTTTCTTTACTTCAACAAAGAATATACAGTTTTCTTAAACAGACCTAATGAACTGCCAAACAAGTCTgcgtccatacatttttcattgTACTGCTTACATGCTTACATGCGCGCCCAATATATGAATGCTGTGCGTGTTTCGTTCTGCTGTTAGGAATGCTAAATAATGCCTTACTACGACAATGTCACAAATAGGGTATAATGAAATGGCCCAGGAAGGGAGAAAACCGGAACTAATTGTAACTATTTCTAGATTTTCTAGTTAGTTGAGGAAAATGAGCCGAAATCTGTAGATAGGTAGGATCTGTAGACGGCATTAGCCGGAAAATATCAAGATGTTCTTGCTTAAAAGCTGTCAAACCCTTCATCGCTCGCAAACTCTGATGTACaatattcaatttataaaaaaaaattgtgtcatACAATGGCGCCCAACATTAATAATTCAAAATTTACATTACCTTGTTTCTGGTTCATGCCTCATCCACCGAAGCACAGCGTCCAAAATTACTTCTTCGTCAGGGGCAGCAATACGGTCGCTGTCTAACAGACGGGCGAGTGTTTCCGCTGAGAGACCGAGAAACTCGTCTTGTTCGagaacctaaaacaaaaatttaaaaatcatcaattaaaataataaatgaagcAATACGGATCAGTCGATGCGACGCCGTATATGTTCAGTTAGTACCTGAAGAAAATGGCGGTCCAGGAACCTGTCAGCAGCTTGAGCAAGTTCCGAACAAGCGTGCAGCTCTGCGAAGGCGCGGATGCCGAGGGCGTTGTCCGGCGCCAGCGCCGCCGCCAGGAACGAGCAGCACGCCGCGCGCGCGCCCAGCACCTGCAGCAGGGACGCCGCCGACAGGATGCTCTGGAAGAGAAGGTATTTAGTTGACTGAGCGAAGCGAGGTCTTAGCACCACAAAGGATACGGACAGTGAACTAGCCCATTGAGATATCTATGGGAGGGTAGGCTAGGTAACTCGGTGGGCTAAATAGGTGGGACTGGACTAAATATCGGATGGGTCGACTGCGTTAATGTACTGACTGTAATAGGTACCTGTACGTTCTCCTCGTTGATGATCAGGGAATCAGGATTATACACGTAGTCGACGATGGCTTGCAACGCTTCCGGCTCCACATTCTGTTAACAGAAAAGTATATACCTACACggtcaaaaaagaaaaacacgaTATAAATTTAGACAAATTCAAAAGGTCTAAGGCTCAGCGAAGAACGCTACATAGAGGTGTGATTCCGTGCGTGGCTGAAGGAAAGCTGACATTGAAATTGAAaccgactttattgttaagtcAAAGTATTTTAAAATGCGGACCGGGAGACCGAAGACTCGGAGACCCTTGTACATCAGCTAATTTGGTTTTCGACCTGTATGGTGATGGTGGGCATCGTCCTCTCATCGAATTGCGTGAACATGGCTCTGAAGTAGGGGGAGCTCGCGGCGAGCACCGCCCGATGTGCGGCGACGCCTTCGTCCTCCGAGTCCCCCGCACCGCCCTCCGCGCATGCCTGAGAAACAAAAACTGATAGAGTTTTGGAATCTGCTTcctcataataaaataatactattttatacaatcgtgatataatagagagcttttcagtcgagtaccgtgtttaggcaacgaagcttgctgagttgtctaagtgaggtacgagattgaaaagtttgattatatcactattgtatacaatactttttctacgcatcaacaaaaataatactttaaactagtagaatcatacaaacaaaccaaaccaaaagtatacagctaagatacgcgagcagccgctataccttcatactggtacgcgccctgGTCGACGCGTTGGtcacgacaccttctcgtaactcatgaggccctggtacttgctccgcgctatattaaatttatagactgttgttttctcgattttaaggccaccgtagcctatggagactaacaagcaacgctaagtggttttcgtagtctatggatgttgctatattaagggtgttacatgcgcgtttctgacttatgaagcaattgttaatactatacaacctaaaataaataatttgagctatggttttgtttcgttctcttgcgcggcgagctgtgattggtcaatttcattatagttgagtttggagcccatacattaaaaatacccaattgcagtttggtatacaaaatcttaattcaagaattacagtcgatgagtagaaaaaaaagcatttttgcccaagtgGAAGCAGAGACGCTTCGCTCAATTAACTATCTATCTACTTTAACAACTTACCTGGAGCCTGACATCGCAGAGCGAGTCATCCCTACGCAAACGCACCAGCGCGTCTAATAAGCGCGTAGCATGCGCAGCGTGTGCACCGCCCGCCGCTTCGGCGCGCTGGGAACATTCCTCTATAACGACGACTTCACACAGCGGACCATTACAGTGGGAACTCCGTCCGTAGTAGTATTTTCTCGACTTGTGACTACTTACCCTCAGTCGTACGTCGCAAAGCGTGTCATCACTGCGCAGGCGCGCGAGCGCGTCCAATAAGCGCGTAGCGTGcgcagcgcgcgcgccgcccgccgctTCTGCGCGCTGAGAACATTCATCTAGCGATGATTGCGATGCGCATCGGACCATCAGGCTAGAAACATAAAACAGATATGTATACCCAAGCCACGCAAGACAATTTTATCAGAAGAGGCGGCAAATTTTgataaatgtaggcgcgaaggcgAAATTTCGATCTACCGTATTAAAATGTTCGAATTTGGCGTCTTTGCCTGCTCTGGAAAAAATAGACTAGGTATAGAATATTCCTGTCTTAATGATAAAGAGCAAGCTCTTATAACCGACCATTAGTTAATTGAGACATTGCAATCAATTTACATGTATAACCGTTAGTGTACGGCCTCAGTGATGAGCGTCAAGCGACGCGCGgcggcggggcgtgcagcgttGCGTCGAGATTGTGCTGTTCTCGAAATTTTCCCTTTCTGTGCTGAAGTAGGTACAGTTTGAAACAATGTGTTTGGCAAATCTTGTAACATCTTACCTAATATACTGCATAACTGAAATTGCAAATGTACTTCACACGGTTGTTTTTGTTAacagttttaaaatattatagtcCACAATCCCAATTGACATAACATTTGACGTTAACACACTGCTCACAACTTAGACATACTTTGTACCCTAATTACCTGCTAGCACTACCCCCACCACGACCGCTAAACCCATTTTGTCGCAAACGCGACCAAATTCTTTTGTTTAATCGTTTAGTGTAGGAGATAAGACAAATACCATGGAAGCTTAAAAGCAAATATTTGGCAGCAGTCAttgcaatataaaaaaatatactaatgATAAAAGCCCAGGagtaaaacaatacaaatttcCCAAACAGGTTATTTGAGGCAAAAGGTGTAAAGTTATCAAAAGTAAATATGTCATTCCATAaactctaaaaataaattatacctatgtataagGGAATGTTCTCGAGAAAGTTGGACATTTTCTGGAAATTGCTTCGGAAAGGAATTCTCAGTAACGAGAACGTTCTCATCGGCACTTCACTATCGTGCACTAGTCGCTCGCACACGTTTGCATTTGTTAAGCATGGACTCGCATCGCATCGACTCATGTTAAGCATCGCTCGAGCGTCCAGCGTCCACGCTCCACACAGTTTGCAAAGTTAGGCTGCGGACTGGACGCGCCTGACCGGCGGTTAGCTTTATCAGAACTGTCAAAAAAATAGCGTCACATTCACATGCCCGACAGTTTTCTGAAATGCCCCCAAAACAGATTCAAGTCTCTACATTTTGATCGAGTCATTCGTACATGCCGCACGCGCGCCCCGAAATGATTGAATGAATGCTCCTGCATTTTTTGCATGCAATATAAATATCATCTTTCAGTTTTACATTCAcctctaaattaataaaataaaacaatatttattaaaaatgtcaTACCCAAAGGAAAATATTCGTCCGTTTATCTTCATTTGTAAAACTCATCCTCTAAACAGGTAGATTACATTTACtccacaaataaaaacattaacatcACTCCTGCGGGCGTACAAGTATGATGACATTCGACAGGTGGAACTTTAAAAACTATCCATCCATATATTTacacataatttatgtaataggTCTTTCAGAGAACTAAATAAGTGCACGGATTTAGTACGTGTTTGTCGTGTTTTATGTGTTTTAAACGCCAAACTTTTATTCACCAATAGTCTTGTAGTCGTCTGTGACATAACTGACAGATCTATGAATGAATTTGAGTTCAGCCTTGCGATGaaggcgcggcgcgggcgcattGCGCAAGACGCAGCTCTGCCTACAATACTACACTCATGTCGAAACTTGAAGGCCAATCTAGTCTGCAACTTGTATGTGTGTAGGTAAACAAAAATTCTTAATGTGAATTAGTATGTTTGATTATGATTTTAATATTACAAAACAGAATTGTTTTGCTGCAGATCAAGCTGATAGATTGGAGTTTATACACAAGTCCCATCCCTAATTTAAATTTTTCAGTATtttttacttaagttatagTTATGTTTgaatattatttcaatatttaCTCTTTTCTTGTTGATATTAACAAGATTATATACTTGTCATGTTTAGTCTTAGTACCAATGACAAATTTTATAATAAGTAAACATTATTTCAATCTGGCTAAGAACTACTCTAGATAATGCACAATAATTAGATAACAAACCAATTTCATTGGTAAAATTACAGTTCTTTTTCCATTGCAATTAAGTATTGCATATTAAAGTCTGTAaaaagctaactttgcacctgcccgaacagaacaaagtgagagaGTGTCATTAAAaacatcatattttcatagaaatttgacattgccACATTTTGTCACTATTAATTTTGAACAAACTTAGCAAAGTTCACAACATGGTTTACCTGTAGCGGCCCCTGTCCCCGTCTCCTTCCACCGCGCTGCTCTCCTCGGCTGCCCTGTAACCATAAAGAAAGAACTAAGTTTCCAACATTGTCATATTATACTGAGCTGAGCTGTAAACCTCGCCAGTTGTCTTTGcatagcttaaatctaaataaatatacctatgcTCTGCCATTTGGCAAGATTTTCTAAACCCAAATATTTAGTTTGCATATCCTCAAAACATGCCAAGGTTCAAATCTctttgatattaaaaaataagaaatcaACTTGAGAATCTTGTTTTCCTTCCTTAAATTGCaataaatagtaatagtatagtttagcgcggcgcgctcattctttcttccgtgacTTTAGCAATATCAAACAgtgatctatatctgaatccctaaaatattttctcctatctttgcattccctaatattgttggtcataatgatcagatgtcctaacgcgcgtattccctaattttggtttccctattatcgaatgggcgattttttttgtcctaattgctttttccctaatgacactttccatattgagtatttatcctattgttatgtagcataattctttttttgcctaattattgttaggcctaaaaattatatatcctaaccatcatgttacctaatttcacttagcctatcgttgcttgacctaacactcgtatgccctaattttgatttccctattgcgtttcgtttttacaatggtcgcagttctaacctaacctaacccacttttgtggcagcagttcgtttttgcgaggatcacagttctaacctaacctaacccacttttgtggcaacatttcgtttttacaatggttgcagttctaacctcacctaacccacttttgtggcagcagttcgtttttgcgagggtcacggttctaacctaaccaaacccacttttgtggcaacagttcgttaccattcattatggaaagtaattgttatgataattgatcaataggaaaagtaactgttatgacgattgatcattagggtaatagccattaggtcaaaatagttagaacatgttattttatgccaaacattgttagggattttgaagaatatggtaaaaaacattagggatcttgatagttatggtacaaatgcttagggcaaatgagtctgaggctaaccattacattatggaaaataatcgttatgacaattgatcgttagggcatgtgcccattaggacaaaccagttagggcaagtgactttaggacaaacgttgttagggattcagaatgacacccatcAAACAGCCTTTAATTTTAAGAAACCTAAACAATAACGGTAGGTATGCACATAATTGAGTAAATAGAGGTATAAGCAGGTAGCCAGCAATAGCTGTTTAGAAGTTAGAAGGTAGTTACATAGTAGCACTGTGATATATTATAATGTTCAGGCTCTTAGCATGAAGACTGTAAGATTAAGCGAACTATCAGATCggaaaatactttataattattaatgttgCTTACATTTGCCTGTCGACGTCCACGGCACGCATGTGTCTCCAGGGGTCCTGTTCCGCCTCCGCGGGCCCCTCACGCTCCGGGCCGTCCAGCGCGCCAGCTCACTTAAAACACTTCCACTACACTATATCACTTCATCACCAGAATATTCCACTtagttatttactatttttaagAGATTATTGCTTAAAATGTAATTTACAGTTCGCAAACTGCACAAAAGCACAAAATCGACGGTTCGATTTAATGCTGAGTTTATTTTGTCATGTCAACATTGACATTTTGCAAACCATTGACAGCTGTTTGTTTGACAACTGAAGAATTGATTTTGTAAAATCCACAAAATTATATCAATTCTGGattatttctaatttatttCTCTCATTCAAATTGACAATTACGTACCAAAGtatattttctttattataatatttagtaaatcataataaattacaaattagaCTGATTTCTTGAGCGCCATCTAGGATTTAACCACATGACAGCTAGTGTTACCTTGACAGCTACATCAGCTTAAAGTTATTGCAGTAGTTTAAAATTATGCCCAGAGATGGCGCGGTATTCAATAATTTTTATTCGTAGGAAttcgatttttttattgtataaaaaatacctaATATAAATTCTTATTCACCGAttcgaagaaattcaaaggtgtatgtgaagtccccaatccgcattgggcgagcgtggggactatagcccaagccctctcgcgcatgagaggaggcctgtgcccagcagtgggacgtatataggctgaattactattatttattatattcaccGATTATTAATAGGTACCGTATCCTTGTTAGTCGCTAGTCCTGGCAAGTAGGaattgaaaaaaatcatggtagcaagtacctacctaggcaagtacagtcagcagcagatatacctgagcgggcaaggtgtccaagaaaacatatacacttcaatcgtcacaaaaataaGGACATTTAAGTTGTCATTTTCACGTAGGCTTTCAGTTCGTCACATACGAGTATATCTTAACTTCtgagtttttctttaacacATACACCCTTATTTAATCACAATGACAATAACGGTTAGAAAGTCAGAGGTAACTAagggtctatattaattcgcataacgtaatactcctaattcaaattggcataacgtatattacgcataacttctaaatcgcataacattattccgtataactgagtacgcataatattaatgcgcataacgtaaattgtcataacgacgacttgggataaatataataagcataaagttactttacataattattaaatggtataaatataaaaggcaaattaataaaaatgtagacagAGCGGCTCGAATTAAGGTTCAGTAGGTTCAGAGTACGAAGTTTTAAGTAAAAGTAGCGCTTTTTTTAGATCACTAtacgtagtactattagttattctgtgacaatacggttgccaaaaatgtaattagcaatcttgcagcttttctctagggacttcagcgattcgaatcctgagtttttgacttttgctcgataaaaaaaataactaaaatagcTCAAAAGTGCACTTAAAAAAATTGcacaaataaaatcaaaatatgaaaGTTATTTCTAAAacctaaatatatttaaatccgGTTCCGTCAATGTTTTAaagcaaaaatattattatttgttacaagAGCTTCGCTTCGTTTCGCTCGATCCATCCTAAGACTTGTGAACCTGACCTAACCGAGTTGGTTTTGCCCTAATCCATCTAATTCTCAttgctttattaaattatgctaattcatattgtgccaaataaagttatagttaataatgttatgcatatttaaattatgcgtATTCATTATTATGCGCAATCAGAGTTatgcttttttaatattatgcctgttcaatgttatgcacaattatgttatgccaaatctgttatgcgaattcatattatgacaattaatgttagaCGTATTAAGGGGCACCCGGTAACTAAGCATTCAAATTCAAGCTGCTGTCATTAATACCTACACGCACTGCCAATCACGTACGTCAGCAGCGAGGGTGCCACCAATTGCTAAGCAGTTGTTATTTCAATGGTAACTAAGCATCAACATTTGATCGGTTTAACTTTTTAAAAGATATTGTAGCAGCTACGAATTGACACCTCCTTTCTTAAAGAAGTATTTTATCGTCAAGTGTCAAACttagacaataaataagtaggttctACGAGAATgatcggttttttattttaactgtcataggcggccgttcttccaaaccgtagagcatatatatgttaatatatttatttagcccgcttattgtactaaaatatactatacttacagggtggcccatttagatcggtcagtatgggaaaatctgaaactataagatacctacaccgatctcttcttaggaaccatatgtcatcgattttagtaacaagaaaaactgcattcatacatttaaa
This genomic interval from Cydia splendana chromosome 15, ilCydSple1.2, whole genome shotgun sequence contains the following:
- the LOC134797380 gene encoding ring canal kelch homolog; the protein is MRAVDVDRQMAAEESSAVEGDGDRGRYSLMVRCASQSSLDECSQRAEAAGGARAAHATRLLDALARLRSDDTLCDVRLRACAEGGAGDSEDEGVAAHRAVLAASSPYFRAMFTQFDERTMPTITIQNVEPEALQAIVDYVYNPDSLIINEENVQSILSAASLLQVLGARAACCSFLAAALAPDNALGIRAFAELHACSELAQAADRFLDRHFLQVLEQDEFLGLSAETLARLLDSDRIAAPDEEVILDAVLRWMRHEPETRRAHLGTLLAHVRLPLLPQDVLVARAAAEPLASAGVQVKDLVIEALSFHLMRPERRAAAAAACARARPRRPPRAPRALLVVGGQAPKAVREVEAFHLECGRWRACAPLPSRRCRAGLAVLDQKVLAVGGFNGTLRVRSVDIYCPATDAWTVGPALCCRRSTLGVCVVDRTVYAVGGFDGTSGLSSAEVLMPGATEWRPIASMSTRRSSVGVGVLAGKVYAVGGYDGAARQCLHSVERYDPLSDTWEPIADMSARRSGAGVGAVGGALYAVGGHDGPAVRRSVERWSETAGTWSPVAPMAHARRNAGVVAHEGRLYVVGGDDGAANLASVEVYDPATDSWSLLPAPMALGRSYAGVCIVERA